The genomic segment CTATTTCTACCTCTGCTGATTTCGTAGCTTCATCTAAAGCTGTATAAGTAACATCATCTATATCTGCTGTTATAATTCCTAAACTCTTATGATGTGGAGCTAAATTAAAGGCTTCTACCAAATCTTGACTAACATTTGATATTATTTTTACACCTAATACCGTTGCACGAATAGCTTCATTTTTCATGTGTTTTGCCTCCTAATTATAATTTCTTTACTATAATTTTAAATCTACTCCACTTGCTTTCTTTTCTAGCATTAATTTTATTATGTCAGATATATGAGCACCTGCTTCTACTGGAGGAGTACCACCTTTATGTATATTAGATACAACTGTTCTTCTAGCTTCTGGCATATTTACAGTAGCTTTGTATGCTATATAAGCACTCATACTTTCTGCTGTAACAAGGCCTGGTCTTTCCCCTATAAGTACACAAGTAACATCTGCTTCTAAGGTTTCAGATACTACATCCATAACGCCAACTCTTCCATTTTTAACGAAGAATGGAGTTCCTACAGAAATTCTGTAACCCTCAAGGCCCTGCACCATAGCTGGAAGTACATCACGAATATTAGCTTCTATAGCTGCTGAGCTTAATCCATCTGATACATATATTTGTACCTGTGGTCTCATTTTGCAGTTAGTTTTTATAGCTTTTATACCCTCTTCAGTTATCTTTTTCCCAAGGTCTGGTCTTGTTATAAATTCATCTTTATTGATGCATTCTGTTTTAACAGAAAATAAATTCATTTCCTTTAAGAATTCCTCTGAAACATCTGAGAAAACTGAATCTTGAGCTGCTGCATGATCTGCTCTAACTCTTAAAGCTGTTTCAGTTTTATATCTAGGACCTGCTCTCCAAATTCCTAATCTCGCTGGAGTAGACTCCTTCATTTTTAAATATCCCTTAGCATCTGCTGGATTTGGAACTAAAAGTTGTTTTTTAATATCAAC from the Clostridium sp. CM027 genome contains:
- the eutC gene encoding ethanolamine ammonia-lyase subunit EutC, coding for MVSENDLKKLVEQVLLEMTSKDKKVTAKVENSIKTEVEDGFIDDITTVDIKKQLLVPNPADAKGYLKMKESTPARLGIWRAGPRYKTETALRVRADHAAAQDSVFSDVSEEFLKEMNLFSVKTECINKDEFITRPDLGKKITEEGIKAIKTNCKMRPQVQIYVSDGLSSAAIEANIRDVLPAMVQGLEGYRISVGTPFFVKNGRVGVMDVVSETLEADVTCVLIGERPGLVTAESMSAYIAYKATVNMPEARRTVVSNIHKGGTPPVEAGAHISDIIKLMLEKKASGVDLKL